DNA sequence from the Coregonus clupeaformis isolate EN_2021a chromosome 22, ASM2061545v1, whole genome shotgun sequence genome:
ctggtgtaactcgggcagttgttgttgccatcctgtacctgtcccacatgtgtgatgttcggatgtaccgatcctgtgcaggtgttttgttacacgtggtctgccactgcgaggatgatcagctgtccatcctgtctccctgtagcgctgtcttaggcatctcatagtacggacattgcaatttattgccttggccacatctgcagtcctcatgcctccttgcagcatgctaaggcacgttcacgcagatgagcagggaccctgggcatctttcttttggtgtttttcagagtcagtagaaaggcctctttagtgtcctaagtgttcaaaactgtgaccttaattgcctaccgtctgtaagctgttagtgacttaacgaccgttccacaggtgcatgttcattaattgtttcattgaacaagcatgggaagcAGTGTTTAAATccattacaatgaagatctgtgaagttatttggatttttaagaattatctttgaaagacagggtcctgaaaaagggacgtttctttttttgctgagtttatgattGACTCTCTCCTACCCCCCTCCTTCTGTGCATTCTCAGTATACCTATGCATCCCTACGTGTCCCCCCAACCCACACCCTTACCCTAAACTGGGTCTGTATCCTattcccaacccctccctcctctttttaTCTGTCCTATTTCGTCTGGTCCTTTTATTAACATTTTACTTTGATTGATTTTATGTACTGCACTAGCTTTTATGTAGGCCTActtttaatttacatttttttacattttagtcatttagcagatgctcttatccagagcgacttacagttagtgagtgcatacatttttatactaaGTAAGATGTCCTTGAGGACCCTGAAAGGCTTCcgccaaataaaatgtattattatttatgcatgagcgcaccagctgttccggatgattgtgtgatctcgctcttcgtagctgatgtgagtaagacctttaaacctgttaacattcacaaggccgtggggcCAGACGGCTCACCAGGACGCctactcagagcatgcgccgaccatctggcaagtgtcttcactgacattttcaacctctccctgacccagtctgtaatacttacatgtttcaagcagactaccatagtccctgtgcgcaagaatgccaaggtaacctgtctctaatgactatcaccccgaaccactcacatctgtagccatgaaatgctttgaaaggctggtcatggctcacatcaacaccatcatcccagacaccctggacccactccaattctcataccaccccaacagatccaaagatgatgcaatctctattttactccacactgccctctcccacctggacaagaggaacacctacgtgagaatactgttcattgactatacctctgcgttcaacaccatagtgtcctccaagctcatcactaagctcaggaccctgggactgattacctccctttgcaactggacCTGAACTGGATCCTGagggtagacaacaacacatccgccacgctgaccctcaacacggggacccctcaggggtgcgtgcttagtcccctcctgtactccctgttcacccacgactgcgtgaccAAGCACGACTcaacgccatcattaagtttgctgacgacacaacagtggtatgcctgatcaccgacaacgatgagacagcctatagggaggtcagagacctggcagtgtggtgccaggacaacaacctctccctcaacatgagcaagacaaaggagatgatcgtggactacaggaaaaggagggccgaacatgcccccattcacatcgacggggctgtagtggagcgggtcgagagtttcaagttccttggtgtccacatcaccaacaaactatcattgtccaaacacaccaagacagtcgtgaacagggcacgacaacaccttttccccctcaggagactgaaaatatttggcatgggtcctcaaaacGGGACCTggaaacctctccctcaacgtcagcaagacaaaggacctgatcgtggactacaggaaatggagggcagagaacgcccccatccacattgagagggctgtagtggagcggatcgagagcttcaagttactcggtgtccacatcaccaacacagtcgtgaagaaggcacgacaacgcctcttcccctcgggaggctgaaaagatttggcatgggccctcagatcctcaaagttttacagctgcactattgagagcatcttgactgtaactgcttggcatctgacccgaagaggaagagagaggcccaactcggaggaaaatctgtctccctccagcaggtggcgttttatcattgtttcgcccaccaagcaaggagtttttgtagggaggtcaatgagagagtgtcgaatttggtcaacaaaaaaatgttATGGCTTACTTGGTACGTGAAATGTATTTGATCAAATACAAGTTTTGTAATGCTTACGTTATGAGTGTACTGAtgtaagtaggacacgtgacatcccagcaacactttatatcggagtcgtctcgagatggctatgcatattcattacatgaggctagtagcatagcatctctctccattgaatagtGGCGGTTtacgtcaacaaccctcatcgaatattcaaaaatggattacaataatgagacgtatccaccaatccaaagaaaggataggcgggagctagacagccctCCGTGCCGCTTTGTTgacaatgactcccattgttagggcggagagacgtgtatcttgtcagtatatacATAATCTTTGTCTCTTCCGTGATCcagaaaccgataagtggtcgagGAGCGTGTCATTCACTGACGTATAATAAGAACTGCCGACTGCATCTAAAATGTCAGACCGTAGTTTAAGGTAATCAACTCATGTTCGCATACGCCGATTCATGGACCGTCTATCCAGGTTGCATCCGGTTTATACAGACTAACATCACATGCGCACTAGCACTCAATGCGAACAGGTAGCAGCGCGAGCAGCGACGACGTGATCACgtcatccaaaaacatggcagacattggctgaatataaaatgttaatatcttTGGCTGTGAgtgattattataattttttcaaatataattcaatggatgttttgtgcacaaagatgaggactaaagtgtcttattaggagTTTTCAAATCTGACTTCTCTATGTGGCTGCCTATGGAAATTGCCTTGATCTGCCACATTTCAAAAGGAGGcgggagaggacggaggagagatgACTTGAGAAATCGAATTGAGAAAAGGCCTTCGTCTCCGTCCAGTAGCGGAATGAGATTGCGTGAAGATGACGTACGGCGTAATAAAATACGTCACGATGTGAATGCAGCATTACAGCTCGCCCCGTTCCCCTCTGCACATGTGTTCAGATGTGTTACCCAGAATTGGGTCTTGGTCAGTTTTTGGATAGTAAGAAATAATTCCCTGGATTACTTAGCTATCTTGCGCAAAGACCAAATATCATATTCTAAACAGATTGATTTACTGCATTTTCTGTTATTTACTCAATGAAAACAATGTGATGCATGGAACATAATACATCGATTTAAAAAATAGTATATCAAGAAGTTGAGAAGTGTTACCTTACATCCTTGCCAATTCTAGACAGTGTCAATAAATATACAGCTGAGCATTGACAGTAGCTAACCTCACCATCTCTTTTCCCCCAATCActctctcaggtgaaggacatctcactggaggccacagCAGCTTTGTGAAGACAGCAGGACACAAtacatggagagatgaccaaccaatcactgttgatgaggggagtggaacctcaacccagcacgTTATCGTGATAGAGGTTAGAGAGCATTCCCTACGACGTTGTTATCCAATTCAACTCATGTACCGGTAATAAACTCCTCACTTCATGTGTCAGTCTGAagatgcagaggctgcaggtcctggAGGATCGTCTCTGGTCAAGCaggagaggtctgaaggagaggaggacccacGGCACAGCAGAGACATCCAGACTGGAGCAGCGGATGGAGCGCCCCCTGTAGCCACGGAGGACCCCACCACCGCCCCAGCACAGCCCAGGACCCGACACAGcatcacggaggtcagtggaacgcCGAACTCCGCCCTCAAGTCAGAGACCAACACCAAGGCATTGACTGAAACACACAGGCTCTTACACACAGGATCTGACCACAGATCAGAcccagagagactggggctggggccacTCCGCTGTCCTCCTGCTCCCGGCTCAGAGTATTTACCGGTATTTCACCAGAGCCAGAGGACGGTTCATTTCCGTggagatggtgatggtgatgcgTTAGACACTGGTGTTGATGATCCTTCTTGTTCTTACACTACAGAGATGGACCCTGGCAACATGCCCTTGGGTTtagagacacagactgatctgtctagaggggactggaaccggtacagtagtagtgtatactctgaagggtgcctagatgAGAAAGGGGAGGTTATAGTGATAGATGAGgtgactgtgaaagtggagggTGATGCTCCTCCCACATGGAATGCAGATAGTCACCTAGGAGAAGGACACTCACAAGGCAGAGATTTCTTAGATTACAGGGAAAGCTTAGAGACAAATCCAAATAACGCGACCCACTCCCCTTTACACGCGCTCAGGGATAGCGACCTAGTGTCCACATCGATGGAGCCTTCTGATTCACACAGCCTTTTCGatcaggtattgaactcaaaCGACAGCGTTAGAGCCCAGGCTCAGGGAAGAGGAGCCACATCAGACAATAGTAAAGAGAAacggttcctctgcatgttctgtaacaaaggaTTCAGCTGCCTCCAGAAGGTGGAGATTCACCAGAGGTTCCACACAGGGgtgaaacccttcagctgtacccagtgtcacatgcgcttcgcccaggctggtgacctgaagaggcaccagagggtccacacaggggagaaaccctacagctgcccccagtgtgagaagaggttctcccgcCAGGACAAGCTGAAGATGCATCTGAAGATCCACACGGGAGAGAGGCCATTCGCCTGTACGCactgcgggaagaggttctcagagaggagctacctcaggatacaccagcagaaaaccCATTCCACTCTATAACATATAAAGTAACCATTCCAATCCATAGCTTCTGAGGTTTAGATCAAACCCTGCATTAAAGAGAAAGAATAATTACATTGTTGTCAGcagaaaagatccacagatgacttTGGAATAACGAGAGTAACAGATTTCAGTGTAGAATATTCCTGGGTAGAAtattgcatccagacattgtgtgATATATAAGCCATATATAAGCCCAAAAAGTATGTTACAtattgtgtttgtactgtgtaggctatatgatgtTCACAAATGCCTATTTCATTACTTCCATTAAATTACTTAATTCTATCCCCAAGACACTTTTAATGAGAAAATTAATTAAGTTTATCAAGTTCATGCAGATTTTTAGTTGAGacatgtgtatgtgtggttttcatatggtgtatttaacacttgtttatgtttaataaacacaaTGGGACTTTTCATTCTAAGACTTTCATTGAAACTGTCTTTAGTATACATCACATCTGATCTCACCCTATTCTACATACACCCAACAGCACTTTATAACCATTATACTCTTACTAAATATAcctacacatacccacacactaacaaacacctacTGTACACGTCACAATAGTTTAGTCAGGTTTGTCTGATGATGACTTTTGACTTATCATAGCTGACTTATTTTTACCCACATCATATTTATGTCCACCAACAATGAAATAATtctgtaactacagtataggacTCAAATGTAGTTGGGATGGTTAaacactccatgttgaaagtgtgtttattatctgtgtgtgtacgtacctgagggagtgtatgtctgtgtaatctgtatcacctgtctcttccaggaggaggagggtccagaggtgctgctggtgaaggaggagggtctggggaaccctgaggggaccatggtcatggaggacaaccagactacacctcctcctgaacccacagaggaaccagctgagcagcacaggaccacacacagtctcactgaggtgagcccaatataaactactgtctgaatggtattaggtcagggcccggatccacaaagcctctcagagtaggagtgctgatctaggatcagtttagccttttagatcataatgaataagattatatggaaagatcctagatcagcactcctactctgagaggctttgtggaaACAGGCCCAGGTCTTGAGAGAGGACAATGCCGCCCCTATTGTACAGGGACAACCTGTTCTAGCCATAGTATTCCAGCAAAACAAAGGGCATTTCTGCTTTTGTGGATCTGTAAGTGTGGGACCATTATCAAACCATTTAAAGAGTGTAGAATAGTCAAATCAATGTACACATTTGCATAGTATCAAATGAACTAACATGTTTGCATAGTATTCACAGCAATCCCTCATTGCCCAATCACAAGATGCTCCATAGCAGGGTGCTTATATCAGATTTCTTCATTCCAACATcctctcactctgtatctcttacagtcagtagacatggTGGACGGGAAGCCTGATCTGTTGATAGTCAAAGAGGAAACTATAGAAGATGGACCAGAGATCATTGGTCtgctgagtggactaaagatgggggagcaaggtaaggAAGAAATACATAAAGCCTACATACAGTAATAGATCTGGAATGGGAATAGTGATACACCTGGCTATTTTTTTCTTAATTCATAAAATGAAATCAATACAACTTATGTTTACATATaaaaacacacattataatgtatGAACTTCACCAGGTACTTGACTCAAAAATCTCCATATGTAGAATGTTCTCTGCCATGTTTGTAAAGTCTATTTCTAACCTCTTCCTgcaggtggttggctggaggCTAACAGGAGACTAGGAGgccatcttggattcccagaCCCAGACCGGTGAAGCCAAGGGCCCGGGGGACGGCATCACTGAGCAGGCCAGGACCAGAGGCGACATagtggaggtcagtggatgggaCAGTGTCCACAACACTCTTAATCACAACCAGAAACAGACAGTTGACtacaaaacaacaaccaaacttagtctccatgacaacagactgGCTGAGACCAGGGTGAGGTGTAGATTTGGTCTATGTGGAGGTGTCCGTATGTGGCGAGAGAGAACAGACATAGACTCGGCTAGCGATGCTCCGtcctgctcctatagttgtgattcagagagactgatggcacctcaggttaaccccctaacaggtgctgccttcagcctgccttctataggatctatcaactggaacatggaccctgcgacaacacagacactacctggccttcgtcctcctcacactctcctaaTGTAAAACCAGACCTCAGACAATGCCAGTGCCTCAACACTAAATGGCTACACAAGCCCATTGACAAATGACAGTAGTAGTAAATACATGATCTAAGATTGATATTTGGTATTCATCAGTcatgaaagtatgccttatttactttgaagaactgcTAAGattgtgattttgtcagacagcataggcagctctatagagatggagctacctcaggatacaccagcagaaaatgcaCAAATCCCATGTATAGACTATAGTGACGTAATGTAGTACTAGTTAGTTTGTAGTTAATTCTGTTGGTTTTGGATGTAGTAGGGAACTggatgaggtgaactgaggaaagaATGAGTATGATGAAGCAGAGTAGATTATATGGTGATGGTTGGTGGGATGGTGTCTGTAAAAATGCTTTACTGATGAAAAGTGACAACCTTGTCCTGTTGTTTGATGCtggtgttttataatgaggaaatGATAGTGCCTTAATTCATGTTTACTTGACATGAAGTTAAGATAAAGAAAGATAAAGATAAGAACATTAAGATGTTTGTAATGTTGAACCTTTTCCAAAGTATTCTAAAATGTATGTTATCAAAGCGAGggtattttttataatatatccAATGGCTCCATATTGGTAGGTACTTGAATCACAGTTATAGAGATGGCCTTGACTGTGGTTAACATTTTATAATGTCATGTTTCTGTGTACAACAAAGACTTTCTTATATAAACCTTTATGCTTTTCTGTTCAATTTGTGTTTACAGTCTGCAGTCCATGAGGACCTACTGATATCCGGTGTTGCTGGAGGGAGAGACTGGACCTCTGAATCGGATGGTCGCTTCCTTCCCAAGTCGGAACCAGGACCGAACCACGAGGGacagagactccaccaccacacagaacacaaacagtgGACAGGTGGACTGAACAACCTCAGTCCTGGTGGTCATAAGAGGGACAGAGGTTCCAGTCAGGGATCCAGTCTGCAGCCCAGAcccttctcttcacagtctcagtgcagggatgaagcagggcctggggctgatagagatagaccctcctgttcctatgatacaaacaccacagtatccatgatGAACAGAGCAGGTCACCCTGGGCTTCAGCCTTCACAGAGAGTGGTGGGAGACCCCCCTGGTGGTAGTCTATCAGGATCTCGTCTAATGCCTGGTAAATGGGTTCATAGAAGGCCTGGGTCTAGCCTTCCTCAGCTGCCTCGGGGTTACACCACCAATACAGACAGGGTCAGGATGGGCGTTCACCACAAGAGGTACCTAGCCTATAACACAGCACACAATCCCAACAACACCCAAACAATGGCTAGAGGTCAAGAAGGGAGCTCAAATCCTGCTTCTACCTCCTCTGGTGTCATTGGGTCACAACGTAAGAGGCCGAGCATTAGGACGGACGCCGACAAGCCGTACGCCTGCCCCACGTGTGGGAAGCGCTTTGCAGGTCATTTACGGTAATTTTTCCACCAAACTTGTAGTGAAAGAACGTGGGGTGGCAATCTGCAGACGTATCACAGAGACCAACTGCCTGTATACACAGGAGAGCTGATGGCagtactgttggccttgcagtgggtggaggaaatTAAGCCATACGGGGTTGTTGTGTGTTCTGACTCGTGTGCAGTATTGATGAGTGAAGTCCTTTAGATCACGGAGGAGACAAGACATGCTATATGAGGTACTCCAAATTCATTCCCGGTGAGGCAGATTGGTTTACAAAATAAGTTTAGCTTgtgtcccagcccatgtgggggtggaaggGAATGAGGAAGTAGATGTGCTAGCTAAACTGGCCgttaggagagaggaggtggaggtgccCATGAGCAAGGCAGCGGCTAAGGGAATGATATGGACAGtggtggtgcagagatggcaggagcagtggaactGCTTAGAGACACTAAGGGGAGGCATCTATTCCAAGTAGGCTACAGAGTAAAGttggtgaggggaggacagcagGAAGAGACAGAAGAGGAGGCCATCTTTACAAGGCTAAGGGTGGGACACAATTTTGACTTGTAGAAATGTGTATTGTAACAATGATGCATGAGGCggatgcggtgcgactcgagtttcgccatcaggtggaagacggtgtcccctcTCTGGTCAGtgaaaaggagagagcagggaccgtAAGAGGCAGACCCTCTGCTGCTTTCTCCTTCCCTCCGCTCAGACTAAtgctgtgttcaaaacaactgggaactcggaaaatctcagacttcagtgcgtccaagacaactgggaaactCAGTCATCTTTCTAaagctccaacctgaagatcacggaCATCAAGGAATTGACCTAGTTTTTCCCTAggaccatcagtccagtaaaataaaaaaagctaattatttacaaattatttcaatttatgctcagcAAGTGCTACACGAACTGATCTGTTTTGTTATCAAAGCTCAAGTTTTGAAATATGATATTGTCTGATaagaacaatattggcaggccaggcatatagcaatatgctgtgataatgtattaagCCTATTGCACaacctcattcctacagaacAGTTTTTAATAGGTTAAGGTtgcattttttaagtcatgtttgaAAAAtattctgagcggtagatctcggcttgctttttgactgagaaagtgatcttgactcagaaaaggttagTGACCACTGGTCTATAAGTCCTGTGATGACTGAGGTTAAATATTAAACATGAACTAAAGTGCACATGTACTTGATATTCCAGACTGACTGGCCTCTACAAACTGGGTCAAAGTGTACGACCTGTTTACTTCTGTTTAGGAGGGTATTTAACCACATACCCTCATTAACCCTTTGTTAACTTGTCATTTGAAACATGCTTGGAAATACCTGTTTTTAGAGAGAGAGTAATCCTTGGCGTGATAAAGGACAGTTTAATATTTACCTTACTGAGGTGATGTAGATGGAATAAAGTCATATtgtattatattctattctattatactCTGTTCTTGCTAACACAGGATATTTGATGTAATAAGCAGTACTGTATTTCAAAGAACAGCGTGTTCCGCCAATACACCAAAAAAGAAGAAGCACGCATACTCTTTTCATGGTTTTGACAAGGTGGTATACACctacgaccggaagtgactttttcgtagcaggttaggggtttgtctagaagggatacagcttttgtcaaaattgacttttcgtagcagatTTAGGAGAACTTGTTAGGAAAAGGTTTAGGGTTAACAAAAATGCAAAATAATCTACTTTTGACAtccaatttgacaaaagctgtatcccgtCTAGACATAAcccaggttaggagaatttacgcagcatgTTAGGaaaactaacgtagcaggttaggagaaataggttaaggttaggaaaagggttggggttagctaaaatgctctctTAGCCACCGCTGTGAAGCAGGCAAGAATAACTAAGTACTTACAGGTCACAGATTTGTAGAATCCTTCAAAATAAGAGTCCTGACCTGTGTACTTTATAAATTAATAATTATGGCGAAAATGTGTAAAATTatcaatatattttatacttgttataatacaaaaaataatgtaaatTATTTCTATAAGATATGATAAATAACTAAAATTGTGTGTGTACTCCTATAATTTATTGCACTGTACACAATTTTATGTACAGTGTATCGCAGTAAAGGGGGGTCTATTCTACTCAGGAGCACTTCTAGTTTCCAAATCCACAAAGTTTACACTGCtcattttatttattaatttattttattcatttatttcatttaaATCCAATAGTTTTTTCATATTGTTTAAAGTTTAAAGTTttgtgaaatgcctttcttgcaagctctttcccaacaatgcagtaatcaatatccaTAGTACTATAAAATCAAGGAGAACCAAAACACACAAGGAATAGATATAAGaggaacacgagaaagtaagtaagctacagtgcattcggaaagtattcagacccattgactttttctacattttgttacattacagccttattctaaaattgattaaattgttttttccctcatcaatctacacataataccccataatgacaaagcaaaaaccggtttttagaaatgctagcaaatttattaaaaataaaaaactgaaatatgacatttacataagtattcagaccctttattcagtactttgttgaagcacctttggcagcgattacagcctcttgtcgtcttgggtatgacgctacaagcttggcacacctgtatttggggagtttctcccattcttctctgcagatcctctcaatttatttatttatttttatttaacctttatttaaccaggaagggctcattgagatttaaaatctctttttcaagagcgtcctggccaagataggcagcaccatgtcattacaaaaaattacagacagacaacatgaaaaactacaagtaatctagtaaaaaccattcatgaattcacaagagtataacaatatcaaaaacagcaaattaaagacattgacaggtcagggaatcagcctcaaaatccttcatcagagatttaaaaacaccaatcgggacaagttcttccagtttaaaattattttgtaaggtgttccaagacgatggcgcagagtacataaaagaccttttaccaaattcagttcggacatttggaacagttagcaggataaagtccagtgaacgaagagagtacccaccacatttctgaacaataaaaatgcccaaataaaaaggtagtaaacccaaaatggctttgtaaataaaagtataccagtgactgagcctacgagtgactagagaaggccagccaaccctggtatacaaagtacagtggtgcgtaagggttttgcagtttaaaataaatctcaaagtaccatgataaagagtgtcaattgatctcaaacactgagcggaagcattcatatataaaatatccccatagtctagtaaaggcataaatgtagctgatactagcctccttctggcttcaaaagaaaaacaggccttattcctaaaataaaatcccaatttcagcttcaatttttttgtaagttgttgaatatgcaatttaaaagagaggccgtcatcaattagaattccaagatatttatatgaggttacaacctcaatctccttgccctgacaggtagtaacaggtgaaaggttcagaggtctatttctatttcaagc
Encoded proteins:
- the LOC121563422 gene encoding zinc finger protein with KRAB and SCAN domains 8-like, whose amino-acid sequence is MQDRVLVSRPSSVKILDRYRGMAGGEGHLTGGHSSFVKTAGHNTWRDDQPITVDEGSGTSTQHVIVIESEDAEAAGPGGSSLVKQERSEGEEDPRHSRDIQTGAADGAPPVATEDPTTAPAQPRTRHSITEVSGTPNSALKSETNTKALTETHRLLHTGSDHRSDPERLGLGPLRCPPAPGSEYLPVFHQSQRTVHFRGDGDGDALDTGVDDPSCSYTTEMDPGNMPLGLETQTDLSRGDWNRYSSSVYSEGCLDEKGEVIVIDEVTVKVEGDAPPTWNADSHLGEGHSQGRDFLDYRESLETNPNNATHSPLHALRDSDLVSTSMEPSDSHSLFDQVLNSNDSVRAQAQGRGATSDNSKEKRFLCMFCNKGFSCLQKVEIHQRFHTGVKPFSCTQCHMRFAQAGDLKRHQRVHTGEKPYSCPQCEKRFSRQDKLKMHLKIHTGERPFACTHCGKRFSERSYLRIHQQKTHSTL
- the LOC121563739 gene encoding uncharacterized protein LOC121563739, which gives rise to MYELHQEAILDSQTQTGEAKGPGDGITEQARTRGDIVESAVHEDLLISGVAGGRDWTSESDGRFLPKSEPGPNHEGQRLHHHTEHKQWTGGLNNLSPGGHKRDRGSSQGSSLQPRPFSSQSQCRDEAGPGADRDRPSCSYDTNTTVSMMNRAGHPGLQPSQRVVGDPPGGSLSGSRLMPGKWVHRRPGSSLPQLPRGYTTNTDRVRMGVHHKRYLAYNTAHNPNNTQTMARGQEGSSNPASTSSGVIGSQRKRPSIRTDADKPYACPTCGKRFAGHLR